A portion of the Lolium rigidum isolate FL_2022 chromosome 1, APGP_CSIRO_Lrig_0.1, whole genome shotgun sequence genome contains these proteins:
- the LOC124707920 gene encoding lecithin-cholesterol acyltransferase-like 1, whose amino-acid sequence MDTCCSIYHCRPHRSICIPTGHIILSLDQLIHGDSVAPSSCTSSSATVSTSIAAVAFAFASHRPRAGLRQQRAGRAAHPALPAFMSSVYDAASDDYYNVPGVETRVPFFGSTKAFRYPDPDDKSFSYMEKLVERLEKMGYRDGETMFGAPYDFRYAVAPVGRPSRVGSAFFRALKSLVERASQLNGGRPVIIFTHSYGGTLAHQFLVRRPLPWRRRFVRRFVPVAAPWGGLVLGMQVLLSGNNLALPFVDPLALRQEYRSLQSSLWPLPSPAVFGTAQPLVTTKSRNYSAGDVAGFLDAIGLGDAVEPYESRVLPLFGELPAPLRVPVSCVVGVGVGTPERMVYPGDDFDVTPGVVVGDGDGLVNLASLVAVETAWRRAGHFRMVKVPNVSHTGILVEDRALDIVIHEIKLAN is encoded by the exons TTGCATTCCAACAGGCCACATAATTCTAAGTCTTGATCAGCTCATTCATGGCGATTCCGTTGCTCCTTCTTCTTGTACTAGTAGCAGCGCCACGGTCAGTACAAGCATCGCGGCAgttgcatttgcatttgcatcCCATCGTCCTCGTGCCGGGCTACGCCAGCAACGAGCTGGACGCGCGGCTCACCCAGCTCTACCGGCCTTC ATGAGCTCCGTGTACGACGCCGCCTCCGACGACTACTACAACGTCCCCGGCGTCGAGACGCGCGTCCCGTTCTTTGGATCCACCAAAGCTTTCCGCTATCCCGATCCAGACGACAA GAGTTTCTCCTACATGGAGAAGTTGGTGGAGCGGCTGGAGAAGATGGGCTACCGAGACGGCGAGACCATGTTCGGCGCGCCCTACGACTTCCGCTACGCCGTCGCGCCGGTGGGGCGCCCGTCCAGGGTCGGCTCCGCGTTCTTCAGAGCGCTCAAGAGCCTGGTCGAGAGGGCGAGCCAGCTCAACGGCGGCAGGCCGGTGATAATCTTCACGCACAGCTACGGCGGCACGCTGGCGCACCAGTTCCTCGTCCGGCGGCCACTGCCCTGGCGCAGAAGGTTCGTGAGGCGCTTCGTGCCCGTCGCTGCTCCGTGGGGAGGGCTCGTCCTGGGGATGCAGGTGCTCCTCTCCGGGAACAACCTGGCCCTGCCGTTCGTCGACCCCCTGGCGCTGCGTCAGGAGTACAGGAGCCTTCAGAGCAGCCTCTGGCCGCTGCCCAGCCCGGCGGTCTTCGGCACCGCGCAGCCATTGGTGACAACCAAGAGCAGGAACTACTCGGCCGGCGACGTGGCGGGCTTCCTTGATGCCATCGGGCTCGGCGACGCCGTCGAACCGTACGAGTCCCGCGTGCTGCCTCTGTTCGGAGAGCTGCCGGCTCCCTTGAGGGTGCCGGTGAGCTGCGTGGTGGGAGTCGGGGTGGGGACGCCGGAGAGGATGGTGTACCCGGGGGATGACTTCGATGTGACGCCCGGAGTGGTCGTCGGGGACGGAGACGGGCTGGTGAACCTGGCGAGCCtcgtggcggtggagacggcatgGCGTCGTGCTGGCCATTTTAG GATGGTGAAGGTTCCGAACGTGTCCCATACCGGCATTCTTGTGGAGGATCGTGCGCTGGACATTGTCATCCACGAGATTAAACTTGCTAATTAA